A genomic window from Salvia hispanica cultivar TCC Black 2014 chromosome 5, UniMelb_Shisp_WGS_1.0, whole genome shotgun sequence includes:
- the LOC125189949 gene encoding ethylene-responsive transcription factor ERF042-like — protein sequence AVKGAAAILNFPEISDLLPRPATSSPQDVQAAATKAAQMDHLELGEIVELPRLCEGDEEWEWEWDCYFNQPSLHSLEDDSMLIDDFMSPSFQGLFSNHLFC from the coding sequence GCCGTCAAGGGCGCCGCCGCCATCCTCAACTTCCCGGAGATATCCGACCTGCTGCCCCGCCCCGCCACCTCCTCGCCGCAGGACGTTCAGGCGGCCGCCACCAAGGCCGCGCAGATGGACCACCTGGAGCTGGGAGAGATTGTGGAGCTGCCGCGGCTATGTGAAGGGGATGAGGAATGGGAATGGGAATGGGATTGCTATTTCAATCAACCGAGTCTCCATAGTTTAGAGGATGATTCAATGCTCATTGATGATTTCATGTCTCCCAGTTTTCAAGGCCTCTTCTCGAATCATCTTTTCTGTTAA